From the Catharus ustulatus isolate bCatUst1 chromosome 2, bCatUst1.pri.v2, whole genome shotgun sequence genome, the window ATGAGGCGGGAAAGCACTCCCTCACGCAACAATGCGCGCAACCCCACACCCACGCGAGGCCGACGCTGTGTGTACTCATGCCCAAGGCACCACTAGGGGAAGGCGGCCAAagtttccctaaaaaaaaagaCGACGGGCGTTAGGATTccttttcttaagaaaataaacGAGCAagcggggaggggaggaggaggggggcaAGTGGCACACGTTAGAGTGAAGTATTGGGAGCCTTCGCTCGCTGCCGTTTTATGGCTTCCTCCTCCCTCAGGGGCTTCCCCGGGCATCCCGTGGGGAGAGCAACCCCACGCCCCTCGGCGGTCTCCGCCAGCCGTAGTTCAGGCAGCTGCATCCACTTCAGCCCCAATTCAGCAGCGACGAAATAGAGATGAAATCCCCGCAGTGATACTGGCCCCGAGCGTAAATGCTCCTCGACTCTTTAGGATGTCGGAACGGGAGGGGGGAGGTATGTTGGGAAATGGGGGAGTCTCCGGCTGGTGGGTGTcggccctgagctgctgccctagatgaaaaggcaggaaaagtgGGAGCTCTCCTAAAAGGGAGCAGAGGTAGAGGACAGGCGGAGACAGCGATGAGACCGCCCCTGGGGTGCGGGGTGTTCTGGTCCTCGAAAGTGAAGCTCTTTGTGGAGCCGGAACTGGCCCTTCGGCACAAAGGATGCTGCCCTTTGAGGGGGTTGACTAGGCAAGGCCGGGATTTCCCTGCGAGCCAAAAGGGGAAAGGAGCATTGTCGTGACTTTTCCGTGGGAGGAGAAATAGCTTTTATTGATATGTCATCTGCTTTCTTCAGGCTGTTAGTGTCCCCAGGAATGCCTTGAGCTCTCGCACTCCTGGAAAGTGCAGGCAAGCTGGctgcccttccctctctgcGGGGCAGCCTGGGACGCTTCTCCGTCTCTCCAGGAGAGGAAACGGGGCGGGGGACGCCAGTGGACCCGCACACACCCCCGGCTCTCCCCGGCCACCTAATCCCCTTGACGAAACTACATCTGTGCGTCTTGGCCGCTTTCCTGTGCCAAGCCACGTTCAAAGGAAGCCCCGTGCTGGTTCGGCATTTCCTGGGCCAGGCTCCAGGCTCCCCCTCCTCCACCTCTCCCGCCGCTACTCGCGGGGGAAAACTCGCAGAATTTGTCCCACGCCTGCCAAAAGAGGGGTGAGAGGCTCTCTAGGGAGCTCAAAGGGGAGCGAGACCCGCCGGtcccctcccttctctcccctcacCGGAGACAAGCCAATGCTCCCGGCTCGCGTGGCAGCCGTGGGGGTTTCAGTGATGCTGCAAGGCAAGGAATGGGAATAAATGACCCCCTGGTTATAAAAGCGGCTGCTTGATGGTTTTATTGCACAGTAAAAACTTCACGCAAAGTAGCCATACGTCTATACGGGTATTTATATAGGTATATTTTCTATAGGTTCATCCAAATAGtgccttccctcctccccataTTCTGCGTGCGTTGCTGGAGATGGAATGGTTTGACGGGAGATGCTGTGGAGGTGAAAAACAAATATCACAGCTCCGCAGAACCTTCTGCATACCTTcttgtccctctcctgttaAACGCAGGTGATGTGTATCTGTCATCGATTTAATATGTCTTAATTCAAATATATACCCCGATCAATTTCTTTTTATGGGAGgctataaaaaatgaaaatattttatagctgGCTAATAGGCAGCTGACCTGTGACTATGGAGAGGGAGGGGTTGATGGAGACTCACGTGGAAATTCGCTCATTTTTAGGACTGGCTGCAAACACCAGGAAGAGAAGGTGGCTGCCCTCGCAGAGACAATTTTGGACTCTGCCAGCTCCAAAAGAACCATGAAGAATTTAAAGCCCATTAACTCACCGACACCAGCTCAGGCCCAGGCTGCCGCTgctctctggggctgcagcagaggggaggCGTGCTGTGTtacccccacagcccccccacAACCCCGACAGCATCCGTCGAGGGTCGGAACGCGCCCTGTTCCCGCGGCGGAGCCGGCTGCAGAGCTCTCCCGCTGCGCTCGGCTCGTCGGCAAACCTGCCAAGGGACATCGGGGGAGGCTGCAGAGGCGAGGTGAAAGCCTGGAAGCCTTAAAATTTATTTCGTAAAGCTTCCTCTATAAACTGAGCTCGGGCTATCGGCTTTAGGAGGTGTTTAACTGTAAAACGCTGCGCTGTGAGCTGCATTATGTAAATGTATGCTAATGATCATGAACACCATTTACAAACAATCGTCTTTAATGCACGTCTTATTGATAGTTAGGGAGCGGGGAGCAATATTTTAAACGTGTAAAGCATTCTTCTGGGGAACCATTAGAAAGGGAGCGCGGTTGCCGCTTTCCTCGGGAAGACCTGCAAGACTCCCCAGATATGCCAGAAAAGCCTGCCTGCCTCCCGGCCCGTCGCCGGTGGCTTTCTACGCTCGTGGGGCTGCTTTGCGGCGCAGGGGGAGCCCGTGGCGCGGTTCCCCCCGCGAACATGCGGGATGGGAGGTGGAGTCCGcccacagcaggagggagctccccgaGTCACAGCCCCATGGAGACCCACACGGGCAGGACGTCCCCACGGCACCCTGCTCACTGTCCTGTCGGGGGGAATAGCACAGAGGCGCAGGGACCTCGGCCGAGAGCcgcccaggctgcccaggggcgtgaaagggaaagagagagtAGCGATATGGCAGTGAGACTCCCCACCCCTTATTTTTGGAGGGGCTCAGCGGATAGATCGTTTATactctttaaaattaaacttctgCTGTGCCAAATGTCGTCGCTCCGTGCATCCAAGCGGGAGCCTGAGGCAAGGATTCGACGTCCAGGCTAGGGGCTGTCGGGGCCGGGACCCGCTGCACTTTTGGGACAGGAATTTACGAGCATAAGTTTCGGAGCTATCGTGTTCAGTGTGCGCCTCGTCGGGGAAAGAGGGGCCATCCCCTTTGCTCAAATAGggacaaaaataagaaaaaaaatttcttctatctatctatctatctatctatctatctatctatctatctatctatctatctatctatccataTATAGAAAGAAAGAGATAAAGAGAGAGGCGGTCTCAGGAAACCCAGGCCAAATTttgctctgctctctctctcttttccactTCCCCTCTCTCTGAACGTCACCGTTGGAAGAAGCTGTTGAGATAAATCAAACAGTGACACTTTGACGGCTTTACTTGTATAAGCAATATGGTTACCATATGGCATTGTTATTTATGAATGACAGCATAAATTGTATTACAAAGTCCATCGCGCCTTATTGGGACTCTTCTCCCCGGCCTCTAACGTTTATATGGGCATCTCCAGATGGAAAAAGGTGCATGTAATAAAACCcggcagtgctgcagcagacCCCATTTTGGGAGGCGTTGCGCCggtctgtgctggctgcaggatgAGCAGGGCGCGCAAAATACGCGGCGCTGCGCGTCCCTCAGccgcagctgggcagggcagaggcacCGGCTGCCGCTCAGCCGAGGTTCCCGTCCTGGAAAAAAGTGCTACACTGCTCCTGGCCCCCGCCGTCTCATGGCATTGCTGCTGAGAGCGAGGTTTTATACATATACAAGCGCAACTGAAGGAACAATAAATATTAATGGCACAAAAGCGAGGTGCTCCCTCCTTCTGTCCCTACCCTGCCTagagtattttttccttttttttttttcttttcttttttcattttttttttctattttagattttaaagaAGCGTTTAAAAGTTACAGCTTTGGCTgagattttcattatttccccttttccttttacatTACTCTGCCGGTAGAGCCTGACAAAGAACTTTTGTCTCGAAGTGTGTGTTTTACAGAGGGAGGCTACAGCACAACACATGTGGTCTTCACGGGTCATAGGTCGAACGGCCTAGAAGTGGCTCGGATCGGCACCATCAAAGGTAACCTGCAACTTAATATCCTGTTGATGAGCTTGTTGAATTTATGAGCGTCTGTGATACAGACAACGGTGCAAGTGATGCCGCTCAACTGGCCTCTTCTCACCAGGCTACGGGCTGGCcacactcctcctcctcctcgccccGCACCTCGTCCCTTTACTGTGTTGGAcggctgaattttgggggaaagacaccttcttcccccttttcctctctctctcataCGCACACACACCCGTCTCCAGTGGGTCATTCCACCTCCTTTTCCCGACGAAGCCGTCGCCAGCCGCATCCTCCCATGGACAGAGCCCCCGGTCCCACCGCAGCCTGCGCTCCCACTGCGGCACCCATGGCTGCCAGGGAGGGGGGATGGAGAAAGGGGGCGCGGAGCCTCCCCAGAGGGCGGTGACATCTCTCGGGAAAAGGCTTAGAAGGAGAAGACGATATATACAATCCAGGGGAAGCAAGAAATTGCTCTCCCCTCGTCCcgcctccccccccccccccaccccaccccgcTCCAGCTCCCTTCACATCACCAGCCGGTAACAACAAGAGAAGAGCAGTTTTAAAGCGAATTTCGGAAAACTTACAAAGACGGGAAAGCTTTCCCGGGGAAGCTGACGTTTGCTCTGTAGGTCTGGCACCTCCAGAAACCTGTTGAAAAACTTCTTTCAATAAACCAGTTCAGCACCGACTTTGGGTGACCACTTGCTTTCCTCCCTCGAAAGCTGCCGTGAGCCGCAGGCTGTGTTCGTGGCCGTGGCCCGACGAGAGAgtgcggggctggctgccggTGCCTCTGcccccctcccttcctcccttcctccctcgCTCCCTTCCCTTGTTACCCTGTGACATGGGGGAAAGGGGTTTTGCGGTTCAGAGGCAAATAAAGCACTTCTTAGGAGGGACGGCGACGTGACTTTGAACTTGGATCAGCTCCTCTGTTTCCTGCAGAGAGAGTAGGGCTGGAGACCTGAAAGAATAGCAGAGAGCGGCCAGCCTGCGGGGGCTCCGGCTGGAATTCACTGCATCCCCCCGAAAGCGCCCCGATGCCGGCACCGCTGAGCAGGCAGAGCGAGGGGcgaggggaggggaggcaggaaatgcagaaaaataaggtaaggagaagaaagaaaaaggagacaaattaatagagggggagagaaaaaaggaataacagagaaaaggaagacagggaaggaaggaaggaagacaGGGAAGgacggaaggaaggaaggaaggaaggaaggaaggaaggaaggaaggaaggaaggaaggaaggaaggaaggaaggaaggaaggaaggaaggaaggaaggaaggaaggaaggaaggaaggaaggaaggaaggaaggaaggaaggaaggagaggaaaaagaaagagaaagagaaaaagaaataaaaggagggaggaaaagaaaagaaaaggaaagaaaagaaaagaaaagaaaagaaaagaaaagaaaagaaaagaaaagaaaagaaaagaaaagaaaagaaaaaagaaaagaaaagaaaagaaaagaaaagaaaagaaaagaaaagaaaagaaaagaaaagaaaagaaaaagaaaagaaatctagaAGGTAGATATTTGTATGAATATTCACCCttgttattatattttttttccaaaactgtttTGAATTGCCAATTTCCTTGCCcatatttgttcttttttttcatctcagaTGTAGTTtaaatgggggggggggggggagtgTATTCAAACGTCTagttttctgtgtggtttttttcactaATCTGGAGGCAGATGATGCAGGAGATCAAGCTTTCTTCTTCCAGCAACGGTGGAGAGCTCCTCTCAGACCTCCGTCTCGAAAtcttttcagagaagaaaaatagaatttgtTCACTGTCTGTTCCTTGGGAGCCTGGGGGGTCAGGACAAGGACAGCATATGCTCCCAAGCTACAGCCTGGAATGGCAAGATCTGGGGAGCAGACACTCCTGCCTGCAAAGGCAGGACCGAATGACAGcgagcaaagagaaaaaaggctgTTGGCATCAGAGGTGCAGCTCTGCATTAATATTCGGTTTATCTCCTATTGCCCATTTCAGATTAGAAGGAATCCCACTCCTTCCCAATTTAAATCCTCCCCTTGTTCAAAGACTAATGTCCAGTACCGGCACATTTCACTTTCGGACAgtcttggaaatattttaactaTTTAGTGACAATGATGGGAAAGACCTTAGATTGTAGGCAGTGCCCACGCTtgcctgccttccttccttcttgccttcctgctttccatccatccatccatccatccatccatccatccatccatccatccatccatctctcTTTGTAAAACTCCTGCTTGGACACTGCGGGTCCAGGTTTGAGCCTGCCTGTGTCTGATGTGGGATTTAATGTCATAGGAGGAATGTCGAAGAGAAAATTtcaaaaacacccccaaaacacacaaaccCCTATATTTTGGGTTGCTTCACTGCCAAGCACAGAACTGATGGGTATGGAGACGCAAGGTTTCGTGTAGAGTAGTTAAGACGGCAAATGTTATGCCAGGCTTTGATTTTTACAAAGCCTTATTTATTGGTGAGCCTCTGCTCTCGAGATGATTATTTTTCAGCCACTACAAAACAAACCGAATCAGGGGCCAGACGTGTATTTActggagggggaggggaaggggacttgtttgctctgtgtgtgtgcgtgtgtgtgtctgtgtgtgtgctggctTTATGCTTTTTTATTCCTGCCATGTAAGAATCCGGTTTCCAAATAACAatggcagggtggggttttgggtagggattttttttttcgggtttgtttttgtttctttttcaagaaagagaaaagacaaggaaaacTCCTAAAGCATCTACTCTCAGATACCATTCACAACACATGCAGATCGCAGATCGACTTCGCTACTCCTACATAAGTGGTTTAAATGCCCAAAGAGCCAGGGCGACCGTTCCctcttatattttaatttttatttgattttttcttgTCCCAGCCACCTTCTCCCCGTCAACGTGACTTTTATTTGACTCCCCCCTCGCTCCCTTTATCCATCATAGGCTTCATCTGCTTTAGCCGAAATGGGgaaaggggctgcaggggttATATTTTAAGCCCCTcgctttgtttgtttgcctcCCGAGGCAGGATCACATGCCAAAGCGTACATCGATATTTTCCGAGATCGGCGCGCCTCTCCCCGCGCCACCCCTTCCCCTCGCCACGGGGGAGGCGGGCGGACGGGGGGAGTGAgactcccccaaaaaatcaagaagccactggcagtgcagggctgaAGGCGGCCACCGGCGCCGAGCGGGGCCGTGCCGTGCGGGGGCCGGGCGGCCGCGGGGCGATCGGCGGTGGCacggcggggcgcggggcgggcggtgGGGCGGGcagggctcggggcggccgctCCGCCATTAGCCGGTGGCCGGGGACGCCCGGATGGACGGGGCGGCTCGGGCCAATGAGCGGGAGCCGGGAGAGCGGCCGGGCGGCGGGTGAAGGCGGCGTTGGGAGAGGAGCCGCCAGTGCGGGcggggagaaggagagaggccgggggagggagggaagaaaaagagggggaggggggggggaatAAAAAGCCGCCGCCTCAGCAGCGCCCACCGAAATAAACAGAAGACCGAAAGGCAGCGAGGAcccgggcggagcggggctgcAACTCCACCGCCCCGGCCGCGGCGCTCCGGCACTCCCCGGCCCCTTCccgccccccgcctcccctcctcacccccacCGCCGCCCTTATTGTTTTTAATCCGCCTCCGGCACCCCCCTCCTCACGCCCCTccgccgcggcgggcgggggcagcgcggcGCGGGGCACCCCCCGGGTCCCTTCGCTCCGTGGGAACCCGCGGCTGCAAGTTTTTCTCCGTGAGAGACACCGCTAATGCCCGGCGGAGGATAAAACGAGAAGCGGAggcccgggagcggcggggggctcggggcggcggGGAGGGCCGCGGCCCACGAGgggagcggcgcggggccgggcgggcgggggtcGGCGGCGCTGACATCCCGGTGGCGGCGGAGGAAGCGGGGGGGTGGCGGCGGCGTGTGTGcgggtctgtgtgtgtgagtgtgtgtgtgtgcgtgcgtGTGTGCCGCAGGGAACGGCGAGGCGAGCCTTGCCCCCCCCCACGTCCCCAGCCCCgtccctcccctgctccccctcccctcccctgcccgcCCCCGCCTCAGCTCCTTTAATACACTTTGGTTCTCTGCTCGCCTTTggactctgctctgcctggctccGGATACGACtccgccggcggcgggcagcgGCAGCATCGGGCCGGTGcgggcgcgggcggcggcgcggggacGCGGCGGCTGCCGGGGGGaagcggagcggagcggcggcggccccgcgccggggcgggcgggcggcggcagcccggaGGCGGAGGCGGTAGCGGGGAGGCGGCAGCGGCTGCGTCCCCGGAGCGGCGCGGACCATGCTGCTGGACGCCGGCCCGCAGTTCCCGGCCCTCGGAGTGGGCACCTTCGCCCGGCACCACCACTCGGCCGCGGCGGAGATGCAGGACCGTGAGCTGAGCCTGGCGGCGCAGAACAGCTTCGTGGACTCGGCGGCAGCGCACATGGGTGCCTTCAAGCTCAACGCCGGCGCCCACGACCTCTCCCCCGGGCAGAGCTCGGCGTTCACCTCGCAGGCGCCCGGTTACCCTGCCGCCGCCCTGGGCCCCCACGCTGCTCATGTCGGCTCCTACTCCGGGGCGCCCTTCAACTCTACCCGGGACTTCTTGTTTCGCAGCCGGGGCTTCGGGGACTCGTCGCCGGCCGGCGGACAGCACGGCATCTTCGGCCCTGCGGCCGGCAGCCTGCACCACCCGCACACGGACGCTCAGAGCCACCTTCTCTTCCCGGGCATCCACGACCAGCACGGCCCCCACGCCTCCCAAAATGTTCTCAACGGGCAGATGCGACTGGGCTTGCCGGGGGAGGTATTCGCCCGGTCGGATCAGTACCGCCAGGTTTCCAGCCCCAGGACTGACCCTTACTCGGCGGCTCAGCTGCACAACCAGTACGGCCCCATGAATATGAATATGGGCATGAACATGGCagcccaccaccaccaccacccagGTGCCTTTTTCCGCTACATGCGGCAGCAGTGCATCAAGCAAGAGCTCATCTGCAAGTGGATCGATCCTGAACAgctgaacaaccccaaaaaaagtTGCAATAAAACTTTCAGCACCATGCACGAGTTGGTCACCCATGTCTCGGTGGAGCACGTTGGGGGACCCGAGCAGAGCAACCATGTCTGCTATTGGGAGGAGTGTCCCCGCGAAGGCAAGCCCTTCAAAGCGAAATACAAACTGGTCAATCATATCCGAGTGCACACGGGAGAGAaacccttcccctgccccttccctggctgcGGAAAAGTTTTCGCCAGATcagaaaatctcaaaattcACAAAAGGACGCACACAGGTAATTCGGGTTTCTTTCGGCAGATTTCCTCCTTCTGCCCTTGcctatatgtgtgtatatatatgtaaacTGATAGATCAGACAGGGTGATATTAAATTAGGAGAGTGATAAAATAAGcttccagtttatttttttcataccCTCTCCATCACATGGCTGcgtttgttttggtttcttccCCGGCAGCATACACCCCCCCCTACACCCCCCACTCCATTCCAGATATCGAAAGGATATTTTactaatttgttttaatttgggtgTGAGAGCTGTAGGTTCGTGCTGAGGGTCAGCGGAGTCTTTCCGCAGAAACGTGGAATGCAGCGCGGACCAAATTTTGCCGTCTTGCTAAAATACTAGAAGACATCTgtccatccattcatccatccatccatgtgAAACGCCTTAGTCATTTGCTCTACGCAATGTATTTGCATGCAACTTCAGCTCTTGTGAGCTTGGCTATTATTTATGGATACCGAGAGAAACTATATAAAAACGTGCAAAATCAATCACTAGTCCTAAATCCCGTTAGAAGTGGCAAAAAGTCCCTTTCTGGGAATGCTTTCCATTAAATTTAAATGGTGTGAGCAAGGCaataaaattttctcatttaaaaaaaaattgtttttaaagtcTCACTCGATGTGATTTAAGGTGTTTTTGCGACAGTTTATTAAATTATGTAATAGGGAACAGAGGATTTGAGGTTCGGAAACTTCCACCCAAATCAGGTGGAAGAGGGTCGTGGGAGCACAGGCTTTCCTGATGGAAAATCGCCTGAGCCGAAGGGTAACAAAAATAAACGCATCCTCCCGCCTCATCTATTATTCATTTACTACTCCTGCCGGCTCAAACCGTGCCAGACTATTTCATAAAAGACGGCCAAATATTTTAGCGACTTCCATTCCAAATATTTACCCGGAGAAAGGCTAAAAATCTCGAGGCCTATTGTTTTCTCAAGTGCTAAGCCCGATGCGAGGTGCGAGACGAGCTTTAACAAGGTTTAAAATTTGAGAAATGTATTTGCATGAGATGTCCGCACTGAAGTCATTGTGTCTGAGCGGATGTCTTTAAGAAACAATTTAGGTGCTAATGGAATCTAATGTTAAATGCTTCCCCCTCCAAAGGCGAGGGAATGTGGAGTTCTCACCTCCAAAGTACTCCCTGGCATTTGGAGTCCTGGCAGCCGGGCGAGAGGAATCCCTATGAAAATTGAATGAAGTATTTTACAGACGTTTAATTTTCCCAGCGGATATGCGTTTATCTCGAATATCCATACACGAAACAATATGCCCGGCCTTAAATCTGTCGGTAATGGTTTCCAGTTTAACAGGATAGCGGATTTGGTACCGAGGCGAAGCGGCTCGGTGATACTtgctcctattttttttttttttaaatcgtCTTTCTTCTTCAGTCTCTGTCTGGGGCTGGCTATGTGTATCAGTATAAGTGGAAATAAAACCAGGCAAGGTGCTGGGACGGGGATATCCCTCGGGTTTTTGTAGGAAAATCAGGTGAGGGATGGAGGTTGCCTCGCTTGAGGGCAACGCGTGAGCGATGCGGCCCTCTGGCTCTGCGGGTACCGGGACACAGCCGGCCGCTTGCTTCGGGAAACTGCTGGACGGTGCGACTGGGAGAGGAGGGTGAGGGCGGGGAAAACAGGCACGGGGCTGCGCGGGGTTTGCGCGGGGGCGGCCGCGCTCACCCCGCTGCTGCGCCGCTCTCTTGCAGGGGAGAAGCCCTTCCAGTGCGAGTTCGAAGGCTGCGACCGGCGCTTCGCCAACAGCAGCGACCGCAAGAAGCACATGCACGTCCATACCTCGGATAAGCCCTATCTGTGCAAGATGTGCGACAAGTCCTACAcccaccccagctccctgcGGAAACACATGAAGGTACCCGGCCCCGCAGCCGGCGGCGGGAGGCGGGAGGGCGGCCGCCCCGCACCGGGCGCCCCGacggggcggcgggcggcgggagcggggcccaGGGGCGGCGGAgggccgggccggcggcggGGGGTGCGCCCGGGGGGCGGCCGCGGCCTCGCCGTCCCCCCTCCACCCGGCCGTGTTGCCTTTGCCCCCCAGGTGCACGAGTCGTCCCCGCAAGGTTCCGAATCCTCCCCGGCCGCCAGCTCCGGCTACGAGTCCTCCACCCCTCCGGGGCTGGTGTCCCCTAGCGCCGAATCGCAGAGCACCAACAACCTCTCCcctgcggcggcagcggcggcggcggcagcggcggcggccgtgTCCGCCGTGCAccggggcggcggcggaggcagcggcggcggcggcggcggccacAGCGGCCTTTCCTCCAACTTCAACGAGTGGTACGTGTAGGGCCCCGCCGGACTGCTctgcgcggccccgccgcgccctcCCCTCCCCGGCGGTGGTGGTGGCGGCGGGCAGGACGAACCGAGCGAGCCCGCCGGAGACGCACCGGGAGACGCAGCCGCCGGCAACGAAATGACGGCCgagcaggatggggacaagggaaCTTCATCTCCCCACACCCTCCCGCCTTCGCGTCCTcgttttttttttggtttttttggttggattttttcttttcttctttgagaaCATTTCGAACcagcgaaaaaaaaaaaaattcaaaacctaCGTCCTGAAAAATCATGAGAGAATGAGTAAATCAACGGAGGAACggaaaggggagagagaaagagggaaaaaaaaaccccaagtgcCACCAACACATCACCCAGCTGAAAGCTTCCCAAGCCAGCGGAAAGAAACTCTCCCTCCGGAGTCTTCAGACAAAAGATCAGAGACTCAAAATCCTCTGGTCCCCGCGCCTCCCCGCCCGGAGCAGCCAGCGCCCTCCCGCCCCACAAACTGTGTATATAGCAGCCCTCTCCTTCCTCCGGCGAGGTGGGGAACGAGGTTTTCCTGGATTCTCGGTGTATAGAAGTTCGTCCCGTTTGTAAACCGCGGATTGgtccctttcttcttcttcttcttcctcttcttctccttcttcttttttttccctccttcttttttcccccctctttctCCCTCCCCGAGAAAGTGATggacttgttttcttttctcctgctctccctccccacttccttctcttctcccttttcagttcatcccttaaaaaaaaaaaaagtaacgtggaagaaaaaaatggtttctttTGTAATTGTGATATCTTGAATATTGTGTTCCTTTTTAAGAAGCAACTTGATTGTAAACTGCATTTCAACTATAGACTGGGGAAGAAATACCGTGCCAAAGTCTCCATTCTGTTactcacagacacacacatgaACAACGCTTgtgaatgtatttttctgttagCTGGGTTTACATGTGATGTTTTAGTGCTTTTGCAAGTTCAATTTGTTAGTTCCTGTTCGGAAGATTGTGAGGAAAAATAAACGTTGTGCCGTTAGCTTTTCCGTAATAACGCCCTTCCTCCTGTAAATACCTGTTACCATATTTATCCATTTGTAATTAAATTATGGTATTAACTTGCTACAGAGGAAACAGTATTTATAAAGAATGTTTCTTAACTATAAATATGTACAATTGTGAGCATAAactgtttcagattttttatttgaagGTTTAAGTGGTTTCATCATTTCTTGTGATATGTTTTGAGAGTAATGCATACAGAAATATAATAAAACGTGTTGAAACTGCACGAGCTGTTTCCTTTTCATGCCAAAGGCTCTCTAAAACCTGCTATAAGGTACATGATGAGCTGAGCATCGACTGCAAAACAAATGCTTTGAAAACTTCCGCTGATTACTAGAACAGGATTCCTTCCAGCTGGGCTCTCCTGtccagatgaaaaaaaaaaaaatccacaaaagcCCCTAAAACTTTGTGAAGTCTCTGAGCTgaaagaaaagggtgaggatGCATATTCTCCAAATTACTTGTAAGGCAAGATCTCCTGTagtaaaatatttacacagtGAGAGCACATCTTCCTCCGGCTCCTGCTTTCCTAGGGCTCACTCCTCTCTCCCCCGGTGCTTGTCTGGATGGGGAGACCATTGCCCCACAGGCTG encodes:
- the LOC116992125 gene encoding uncharacterized protein LOC116992125 isoform X2, giving the protein MSQGFWRCQTYRANVSFPGKAFPSLRGTNSASFPPRVAAGEVEEGEPGAWPRKCRTSTGLPLNVAWHRKAAKTHRCSFVKGIRWPGRAGGVCGSTGVPRPVSSPGETEKRPRLPRREGRAASLPALSRSARAQGIPGDTNSLKKADDISIKAISPPTEKSRQCSFPLLARREIPALPSQPPQRAASFVPKGQFRLHKELHFRGPEHPAPQGRSHRCLRLSSTSAPF
- the LOC116992125 gene encoding uncharacterized protein LOC116992125 isoform X1, which produces MSQGFWRCQTYRANVSFPGKAFPSLFADEPSAAGELCSRLRRGNRARSDPRRMLSGLWGGCGGNTARLPSAAAPESSGSLGLSWCRRGTNSASFPPRVAAGEVEEGEPGAWPRKCRTSTGLPLNVAWHRKAAKTHRCSFVKGIRWPGRAGGVCGSTGVPRPVSSPGETEKRPRLPRREGRAASLPALSRSARAQGIPGDTNSLKKADDISIKAISPPTEKSRQCSFPLLARREIPALPSQPPQRAASFVPKGQFRLHKELHFRGPEHPAPQGRSHRCLRLSSTSAPF
- the LOC116992125 gene encoding uncharacterized protein LOC116992125 isoform X3, encoding MSQGFWRCQTYRANVSFPGKAFPSLFADEPSAAGELCSRLRRGNRARSDPRRMLSGLWGGCGGNTARLPSAAAPESSGSLGLSWCRISRQTIPSPATHAEYGEEGRHYLDEPIENIPI
- the ZIC2 gene encoding zinc finger protein ZIC 2; protein product: MLLDAGPQFPALGVGTFARHHHSAAAEMQDRELSLAAQNSFVDSAAAHMGAFKLNAGAHDLSPGQSSAFTSQAPGYPAAALGPHAAHVGSYSGAPFNSTRDFLFRSRGFGDSSPAGGQHGIFGPAAGSLHHPHTDAQSHLLFPGIHDQHGPHASQNVLNGQMRLGLPGEVFARSDQYRQVSSPRTDPYSAAQLHNQYGPMNMNMGMNMAAHHHHHPGAFFRYMRQQCIKQELICKWIDPEQLNNPKKSCNKTFSTMHELVTHVSVEHVGGPEQSNHVCYWEECPREGKPFKAKYKLVNHIRVHTGEKPFPCPFPGCGKVFARSENLKIHKRTHTGEKPFQCEFEGCDRRFANSSDRKKHMHVHTSDKPYLCKMCDKSYTHPSSLRKHMKVHESSPQGSESSPAASSGYESSTPPGLVSPSAESQSTNNLSPAAAAAAAAAAAAVSAVHRGGGGGSGGGGGGHSGLSSNFNEWYV